One region of Algihabitans albus genomic DNA includes:
- a CDS encoding LysR substrate-binding domain-containing protein, translating to MPHDVQVSHLKALIAIAEENSFEAAAARVGRTQSAITQQMQKLEERVGKPLFRTVGRRRELTSAGRTLVTYGREIVSLVNHALTATDRATETGVVTIGAPQEVAEELLPGILSRFVQDWPHVRVTIHVGRSPALMSMLGEGRLDVTLSTRRADNYEGALIATLPSLWIAGASYRHDPKMPLPLILADEPSMFRRIALAALDLSGISSVERFTSPDLAGVRLCVAAGLGVTVRTESSFFAKTRILGEAEGLPPLPDVNYYVYRSPTTTSPAACALYESIRTADTVGAAS from the coding sequence ATGCCTCACGATGTGCAGGTGAGTCACCTCAAGGCTCTGATCGCCATTGCCGAGGAAAACAGCTTCGAGGCGGCCGCGGCGCGGGTGGGACGGACGCAATCGGCCATCACCCAGCAGATGCAGAAGCTGGAGGAGAGAGTCGGAAAACCCCTGTTCCGAACCGTCGGGCGACGCCGGGAGCTGACCTCCGCCGGCCGTACCTTGGTGACCTATGGGCGCGAGATCGTTTCGCTCGTCAACCACGCCCTGACGGCGACGGATCGGGCCACGGAGACCGGGGTCGTCACCATCGGCGCGCCGCAGGAGGTTGCCGAGGAACTGCTGCCGGGGATCCTGTCCCGCTTCGTGCAGGATTGGCCACACGTCCGGGTGACGATCCATGTCGGCCGCAGCCCGGCCCTGATGTCGATGCTGGGGGAAGGACGCCTGGACGTGACGCTCTCGACACGCCGCGCGGACAACTACGAAGGCGCCCTGATCGCGACGCTGCCGTCGCTCTGGATCGCGGGCGCCAGCTACCGGCACGATCCGAAGATGCCGCTGCCGCTGATCCTGGCGGACGAGCCCAGCATGTTCCGCCGGATCGCCTTGGCCGCGTTGGATCTGAGCGGCATTTCGTCGGTCGAGCGCTTCACCTCCCCCGATCTGGCGGGCGTTCGCCTCTGCGTCGCGGCGGGCCTCGGCGTAACGGTTCGGACGGAAAGTTCGTTCTTCGCGAAAACCCGTATCCTCGGCGAAGCTGAAGGGCTGCCGCCGCTTCCGGACGTCAACTACTACGTCTATCGCTCTCCCACGACGACCTCGCCGGCCGCCTGTGCCCTCTACGAGTCGATCCGAACCGCCGATACGGTTGGCGCCGCATCCTAA
- a CDS encoding PepSY-associated TM helix domain-containing protein: protein MTVESLGSMTTSARPRRKRTASNIAFLVHSASGLWLTILLAVVMVSGTITVLYAEIDWLIHSEMRVSPGEERVNPGLLYDNLRVAYPDVGVTSVRTGAMTEHRAASALVTSPEEGFRLVWLDQFDGAVIGETPFVTIGQFINILHTNLFLPVIGRYFVNFFGVLLLISIVTGLITYKKFWRGFLRRPRFHRDARTWLGDLHRLTALWSLWFLMIIGLTGTWWFYEDPLVSAGGAPDIVADRPAPPSLTTAELEALGPETPEPRSGAEIVAAVQAAYPDMRVTTLLPPTIADKPFTVVGDRGEILVNGGANTVYVNPYTAEIMGARLSEDWTASQRVDAAMHPLHYGTWAKGGAGDLAVKLLWFLGGALISFLTISGLIIYLKRTRRAAGTLLSGTRLATGLRRLWNWVKPWGGPMGALKYVNVLFLGGIVAGGILVLSLGAEGIGDRGRHFEARAAGPFEVSAIGLAGLLEADLPPVRPGADMDVYTQIADGRFRDARFIRVGLTDAGGQDLDSEIVEGGDGNAHGHVHLPEALEGVRLWIEIEGWDSQRHRAYWPLVRDPERASPQG, encoded by the coding sequence ATGACCGTTGAGTCCCTCGGCAGCATGACGACCAGCGCCCGACCCAGGCGTAAGCGCACGGCGTCGAACATCGCCTTCCTGGTGCACTCGGCTTCGGGGCTCTGGCTGACCATCCTGCTGGCGGTGGTGATGGTGAGCGGCACGATCACCGTGCTCTACGCCGAGATCGACTGGCTGATCCATTCGGAGATGCGCGTCTCCCCCGGCGAGGAGCGGGTCAATCCCGGTCTACTCTACGACAACCTGCGGGTTGCCTATCCCGATGTCGGCGTGACCAGCGTTCGGACGGGCGCCATGACCGAGCACAGGGCCGCCTCCGCCCTCGTCACCTCGCCGGAAGAGGGCTTTCGCCTGGTCTGGCTCGACCAGTTCGACGGCGCGGTGATCGGCGAGACCCCCTTCGTGACGATCGGGCAGTTCATCAACATCCTGCACACCAACCTCTTCCTGCCGGTGATCGGCCGCTACTTCGTCAACTTCTTCGGCGTCCTGCTGCTGATCTCCATCGTCACCGGCCTGATCACCTACAAAAAGTTCTGGCGCGGCTTCCTGCGCCGCCCCCGCTTCCACCGCGACGCGCGCACCTGGCTGGGCGATCTTCATCGCCTGACAGCCCTTTGGTCGCTCTGGTTCCTGATGATTATCGGTCTGACCGGCACCTGGTGGTTCTACGAGGATCCGCTGGTCAGCGCGGGCGGCGCACCCGACATCGTGGCGGATCGGCCGGCGCCGCCGAGCCTCACGACCGCCGAGCTCGAGGCCCTCGGCCCCGAGACGCCGGAGCCGCGCTCCGGCGCGGAGATCGTCGCCGCCGTGCAGGCCGCCTACCCCGACATGAGGGTGACGACACTTCTGCCGCCGACCATCGCTGACAAGCCCTTCACCGTCGTCGGCGACCGCGGCGAGATCCTGGTCAACGGCGGCGCGAACACGGTTTACGTCAATCCCTACACGGCCGAGATCATGGGCGCGCGCCTGTCCGAGGACTGGACGGCCAGCCAGCGCGTCGACGCCGCCATGCACCCGCTGCATTACGGCACCTGGGCCAAGGGCGGCGCGGGCGATCTGGCCGTCAAGCTGCTCTGGTTCCTGGGCGGCGCCCTAATCAGCTTCCTGACCATCTCCGGCCTGATCATCTATCTCAAGCGCACGCGCCGTGCCGCCGGCACTCTGCTGAGCGGCACCCGGCTCGCCACCGGCCTGCGGCGACTCTGGAACTGGGTGAAGCCCTGGGGCGGCCCCATGGGCGCCTTGAAGTACGTCAATGTCCTGTTCCTGGGCGGCATCGTCGCCGGCGGCATCCTGGTCCTGTCCCTCGGCGCCGAGGGTATCGGCGACCGCGGCCGGCACTTCGAGGCGCGGGCGGCCGGGCCTTTCGAGGTCTCCGCCATCGGGTTGGCCGGCCTGTTGGAGGCCGACCTGCCGCCGGTGCGTCCCGGCGCCGACATGGACGTCTACACGCAGATCGCCGACGGCCGCTTCCGCGATGCCCGCTTCATCCGCGTCGGGCTGACGGACGCCGGCGGCCAGGACCTCGACAGCGAGATCGTCGAAGGCGGAGACGGCAACGCCCACGGCCATGTCCATTTGCCGGAGGCGCTCGAGGGCGTCCGCCTTTGGATCGAGATCGAAGGCTGGGACAGCCAAAGGCACCGCGCCTACTGGCCGCTCGTGCGCGATCCGGAAAGGGCTTCGCCGCAGGGTTAA
- a CDS encoding RNA polymerase sigma factor, with protein sequence MDELTIKHRPDGDAGERTAARSSSAPGQAFRTTALASLHRDHWRDLCRYLAASFGQGPPEPEDIAQLAFARVAAHEDFRSIENPKAFLWRVAQNIALSEKRSQAVRDRRPQEIDGLPLGSRDEEVTPERVLVAKQQIAVIAAALDAMPAKRRRMLVLNRIEGLSFAEIARRTSLSQTAVKKHVARAMIDLDAILAEQ encoded by the coding sequence ATGGATGAGCTGACGATCAAGCATCGTCCGGACGGGGATGCCGGCGAACGGACGGCCGCCAGGTCGAGTTCCGCGCCCGGCCAAGCTTTTCGAACGACCGCTCTGGCCAGCCTGCACCGAGATCACTGGCGCGACCTCTGTCGGTATCTCGCGGCCTCGTTCGGTCAGGGACCGCCGGAGCCCGAGGACATCGCGCAACTCGCCTTTGCCCGGGTCGCGGCGCATGAAGACTTTCGCTCCATCGAGAATCCGAAGGCCTTTCTCTGGCGCGTCGCGCAAAACATCGCCTTGTCGGAAAAGCGGTCGCAGGCCGTTCGAGACCGCCGACCGCAGGAGATCGACGGGCTTCCGCTCGGATCGCGGGACGAGGAGGTCACGCCCGAACGTGTTCTGGTGGCGAAGCAACAGATCGCGGTGATCGCGGCGGCCTTGGACGCAATGCCGGCGAAGCGCCGCCGAATGCTGGTGTTGAACCGGATCGAAGGGCTCAGCTTCGCCGAAATCGCACGGCGCACGAGTCTTTCGCAGACGGCCGTGAAAAAGCACGTCGCCCGCGCCATGATCGATCTCGATGCGATCTTGGCCGAACAGTGA
- a CDS encoding FecR family protein: protein MASNDETTDAIRIAAHDWQARIEAGDMTPAERQAFDAWLAADPRHRSAYDRAARLWREVAGIERTALPSRSLRPLPRERFIAWRSADWRRWPLRFAAGSAVLATLLLVMLLTDPTALLSPDSKHFETQVAETREIALADGSSVTLGARTRISVELGETARNIRLHSGDAFFEVAKDSARPFIVESDGAYIEALGTAFDVRRRPERLGVAVAEGTVEFRATAPNDQTVSTRLSAGQQISADRQGVLDGITAIQPATVGAWRRSRLVYNGAALSDVVADANRYHDDWILLRDRTAAQLEITAVFDAADIDGMLAALGEALPIVVWRAPGPLIMIGSRPPDVAN, encoded by the coding sequence GTGGCTTCCAACGACGAGACGACAGACGCAATCCGGATCGCCGCGCACGACTGGCAAGCCCGGATCGAAGCCGGAGACATGACGCCCGCGGAGAGGCAAGCGTTCGATGCCTGGCTTGCGGCCGACCCTCGGCATCGGTCGGCTTACGACCGTGCGGCACGCTTATGGCGCGAGGTCGCCGGGATCGAAAGAACCGCCCTGCCCTCGCGCAGCCTGCGGCCCCTGCCGCGCGAGCGCTTCATCGCCTGGCGAAGCGCCGACTGGCGGCGTTGGCCCCTGCGCTTCGCCGCCGGCTCGGCCGTGCTCGCGACCTTGCTCCTCGTCATGCTGCTGACCGATCCCACGGCCTTGCTGTCGCCCGACTCGAAACATTTCGAAACGCAGGTCGCCGAAACGCGCGAGATCGCGTTAGCCGACGGCAGCAGCGTCACGCTCGGCGCCCGAACCCGCATTTCGGTCGAGCTGGGTGAGACGGCACGGAACATCCGGCTGCATTCCGGCGACGCCTTCTTCGAGGTGGCGAAGGACTCGGCCCGGCCCTTCATCGTCGAGTCGGACGGCGCCTACATCGAAGCGCTCGGCACGGCCTTCGACGTTCGCCGCAGGCCCGAGCGACTGGGCGTGGCCGTCGCGGAGGGGACGGTGGAGTTCCGCGCCACGGCTCCGAACGACCAAACCGTGTCGACACGGCTGTCGGCCGGTCAGCAGATCTCCGCCGACCGCCAGGGCGTACTCGACGGGATCACCGCGATCCAGCCCGCAACGGTCGGCGCCTGGCGCCGCAGCCGCCTCGTCTACAACGGCGCAGCGCTGTCCGACGTCGTCGCCGACGCCAATCGCTACCACGACGACTGGATCCTTCTACGCGACCGGACGGCGGCGCAGCTCGAAATCACGGCGGTCTTCGACGCGGCGGATATCGATGGCATGCTCGCCGCGCTCGGCGAGGCCCTGCCCATCGTCGTCTGGCGCGCGCCAGGTCCCCTGATCATGATCGGCAGCAGGCCTCCGGACGTGGCGAACTAG
- a CDS encoding TonB-dependent siderophore receptor — MPAQPLGQSLVELAEQTGVTIITEDALVAGRTAPPLSGVMAPEEAVRRLLSGSGLSLRIGTGGTVIVSRAEPEAGTDGPLQLQPITVDAVLGGTLTESYAAPDSFSATRTNTPIIETPQSSQAVTRQALEDAGTTEVADAYDYLAGIQRDNNIGGLVGDAYLARGFVADDILINGNRSGRPSTLDTVNVERIEALRGPTATLFGRADPGGLINIVTKQPLSEPLYQAEVSGGTGVAGEGSRFRDIRATLDSGGPIDEQGRARYRFNAAAEQERSFRQDSDKTVFFASPVVDLEFDDKTVANLELSYQYRQDVFDRGNFFVDGDLDLPRDFFLGEDQDDDQTSHIVTGALRVDRELSNAVNARLGLYGSYGDLSSEGLEPSSVIGSQVSAARVSNDGSDLFLTAQPELVAELSTGSIGHTLLFGLDASYRESDLLFFRGAPGAPIDAFAPDFPVDLPDFDLSVPGNQRFDSSFTARSIGVYAQNQIDLSEQWKLLLGARWDSVWLSSDIETTFNAGALVTDARDEDFKDSAFLPRAGLVYQPVKQVGLYASYSESYRAPPPTSTLRDANGDQVDAETGRSFEVGVKLDALEGRLTGTLAVFRTEKENVIDTDPADPFAVTNLGEVRSQGVEFDLSGEVFDNFSLGVTYAFTDAEITDNEGGVPSGTRLRNVPRHAASLQAAYRFTQGPLDGLRIFGGAVYQGEKPTSTEGGSPPDLPDYVRLDLGASYEFNENLQARLQLQNLTDTEYYTSANGQDRVTVGQPFNATLGVRVTF, encoded by the coding sequence TTGCCAGCGCAACCTCTGGGGCAGTCGCTGGTCGAGCTGGCCGAGCAGACCGGCGTCACGATCATCACCGAAGACGCCCTGGTCGCGGGCAGAACCGCGCCGCCTCTGTCCGGCGTCATGGCTCCGGAGGAAGCGGTTCGACGTCTTCTCTCCGGAAGCGGTCTGTCGCTACGCATCGGTACGGGCGGCACGGTGATCGTCAGCCGGGCGGAGCCGGAGGCGGGCACCGACGGACCGCTGCAGCTGCAGCCCATCACGGTCGATGCCGTGCTGGGCGGCACCCTGACGGAGAGCTACGCCGCGCCCGACTCCTTCAGCGCGACACGGACGAACACGCCCATCATCGAGACGCCGCAGTCGAGCCAGGCGGTAACACGCCAGGCATTGGAAGATGCCGGGACGACGGAAGTCGCCGACGCCTACGACTACTTGGCCGGAATTCAGCGGGACAACAATATCGGCGGCTTGGTCGGCGACGCCTACCTGGCCCGCGGCTTCGTCGCCGACGATATCCTTATCAACGGCAATCGAAGCGGCCGGCCCTCGACCCTCGATACCGTCAACGTGGAGCGGATCGAGGCGCTGCGCGGCCCTACCGCGACGCTGTTCGGCCGCGCCGATCCCGGCGGTCTCATCAACATCGTCACGAAGCAGCCTCTGTCCGAGCCGCTTTATCAGGCGGAGGTGAGCGGCGGCACTGGAGTTGCAGGCGAAGGCAGCCGCTTCCGCGACATCCGCGCAACCCTGGACAGCGGCGGTCCGATCGACGAACAGGGCCGCGCCCGCTACCGGTTCAACGCCGCTGCCGAACAGGAACGGAGCTTCCGGCAAGACAGCGACAAGACGGTCTTCTTCGCCTCCCCGGTGGTCGACCTGGAATTCGACGACAAGACCGTCGCCAACCTGGAACTGTCCTATCAATACCGGCAAGACGTCTTCGACCGCGGCAATTTCTTCGTGGATGGCGATCTGGACCTGCCGCGAGACTTCTTTCTCGGCGAAGACCAGGACGACGACCAGACATCCCATATCGTGACGGGAGCGCTTCGGGTCGACCGCGAACTTTCGAATGCGGTCAATGCCAGACTGGGCCTCTACGGCAGCTACGGCGACCTGTCGAGCGAGGGGCTAGAACCTAGCAGCGTCATTGGCTCGCAAGTCTCCGCCGCACGTGTGAGCAACGACGGCTCGGACCTGTTCCTAACGGCTCAACCGGAGCTGGTCGCAGAGCTTTCGACGGGATCTATCGGCCATACACTGCTGTTCGGTCTGGACGCGTCCTATCGGGAAAGCGACCTGCTTTTCTTTCGTGGAGCACCCGGAGCCCCCATCGATGCCTTCGCACCGGACTTTCCAGTCGACCTGCCGGACTTCGACTTGTCCGTACCGGGCAATCAGCGCTTCGACTCAAGTTTCACAGCGCGATCTATCGGCGTCTACGCTCAGAACCAGATCGATCTCAGCGAGCAGTGGAAGCTGCTGCTAGGCGCGCGCTGGGATTCCGTCTGGCTGTCGAGCGACATCGAAACCACCTTCAACGCTGGTGCGCTGGTGACGGATGCGCGAGACGAGGATTTCAAGGACAGCGCCTTTCTGCCGCGTGCCGGGCTCGTTTACCAGCCGGTCAAGCAGGTCGGCCTCTATGCCTCCTACTCCGAAAGCTATCGGGCGCCGCCGCCCACCAGTACCCTGCGGGACGCGAACGGCGATCAGGTCGACGCCGAGACGGGGCGCAGCTTCGAAGTCGGCGTCAAACTGGACGCGCTCGAAGGGCGGCTGACTGGGACGTTAGCGGTGTTTCGCACGGAAAAGGAGAACGTCATCGACACGGATCCGGCCGACCCCTTTGCCGTGACCAACCTGGGCGAGGTGCGCAGCCAGGGGGTGGAGTTCGATCTGTCGGGTGAGGTCTTCGACAACTTCAGCCTCGGCGTGACCTACGCCTTCACCGATGCGGAGATCACCGACAACGAAGGCGGCGTGCCGAGCGGGACCAGGCTGCGGAACGTCCCGCGCCATGCCGCCTCCCTGCAAGCCGCCTATCGCTTTACGCAGGGTCCCTTGGACGGTCTGCGGATCTTCGGAGGTGCCGTTTACCAGGGCGAAAAGCCGACGAGCACCGAAGGAGGCTCGCCGCCGGACCTTCCCGACTACGTCCGTCTCGATCTCGGCGCCTCCTATGAGTTCAACGAGAACCTGCAGGCGCGGCTTCAACTTCAGAACCTTACCGATACGGAGTACTACACCAGCGCGAATGGGCAAGACCGGGTAACCGTCGGGCAGCCCTTCAACGCGACGCTTGGTGTCAGGGTGACGTTTTGA
- a CDS encoding YbaN family protein, translating into MKLRSRLSPLRLFWLAVGVSALALGGLGAALPLLPTTPFMLLAAFAFARSSERLHDWLLGHRVFGPLIRDWRVYGAIGRRAKIFGLLSIAAVLGLSLTMNTPPWVLAVQVVVLGLSATFILSRPSPPTNTVRDGGSES; encoded by the coding sequence GTGAAGCTGCGCTCCCGCCTTTCGCCGTTGCGTCTGTTCTGGCTCGCCGTGGGGGTCTCGGCGCTGGCTCTGGGCGGCCTCGGTGCCGCGCTGCCGCTCCTGCCGACCACGCCCTTCATGTTGCTCGCGGCTTTCGCTTTCGCCCGCTCGTCGGAGCGGTTGCACGACTGGTTGCTCGGGCATCGCGTCTTCGGTCCGCTGATTCGCGACTGGAGGGTATACGGCGCGATCGGCCGGCGCGCCAAGATCTTCGGCCTCCTCTCCATCGCCGCCGTGCTGGGCCTGTCGCTCACGATGAACACCCCGCCCTGGGTCCTGGCGGTCCAGGTGGTCGTGCTCGGGCTCTCCGCCACCTTCATCCTCTCCCGCCCTAGCCCGCCGACGAACACCGTCCGGGATGGTGGCTCCGAATCATAG
- a CDS encoding RNA polymerase sigma factor: MGSRDWSRARDGEEPAWLNVFLANQNKLLAFFGRKAGARDQPRDLLHDLFVRMAQNAGAAGIDDPRAYIFRAAANVAIDAARADRYRRAEAPPPPVEELHSRDPSPDALQTTIDRDHLRRLDEALAKLPEQTRAMIYLLRIEGQNYEGVAALFGLSKSAVEKRVAKALQRCKIELEAGGRGGR, translated from the coding sequence GTGGGGAGCCGAGACTGGTCCAGGGCGCGGGACGGCGAAGAGCCGGCGTGGCTGAACGTCTTCCTGGCCAACCAGAACAAACTTCTCGCCTTTTTCGGGCGCAAGGCCGGCGCGCGAGATCAGCCCCGCGATCTGCTGCACGACCTGTTCGTCAGGATGGCCCAGAACGCCGGCGCGGCCGGCATCGACGACCCGCGCGCCTATATCTTCCGCGCCGCGGCCAACGTAGCGATCGATGCGGCAAGGGCCGACCGCTACCGCAGGGCGGAGGCCCCGCCGCCGCCCGTCGAAGAGCTGCATAGCCGCGATCCTTCGCCGGACGCACTGCAAACCACGATCGACCGGGATCACCTGCGCCGGCTGGACGAGGCGCTCGCCAAGCTGCCGGAGCAAACCCGGGCCATGATCTATCTGTTGCGCATCGAGGGGCAGAACTACGAGGGCGTCGCGGCCCTGTTCGGACTGTCCAAGAGCGCGGTCGAAAAGCGCGTGGCGAAGGCCCTGCAGCGCTGCAAGATCGAGCTGGAGGCCGGAGGTCGCGGCGGGCGGTAA
- a CDS encoding FecR family protein produces MADQRPPEDAHDKTRPLPDLQEPELQRLRGGKAFPPGFDAHAIARRSRRRRRILRGGSLGLLTAVLLLVAFDPSVTADYSASVGQIERITLPNGTRVQLDSGAAISWSQTDAESRVRLHGGVALFETAGRVERAFVVEVGDLEVRPVGTVFAVAAEGFGWSALVESGQVRVSLPDSGASSLIGPGEAASVAGTGGSLSSAAIDAERTLAWRNGVLDFKNAPLTEVVRTLDRYRPGRILLLREDAARKRFDGVLSLDDIDGALQIVAESSGLDLLATWPLLVVLR; encoded by the coding sequence ATGGCCGATCAGCGACCGCCGGAAGATGCGCACGACAAGACCCGGCCGCTGCCCGACCTCCAGGAGCCCGAGCTGCAGCGGCTACGGGGCGGCAAGGCCTTTCCGCCCGGCTTCGATGCGCATGCCATCGCACGCCGGTCCCGCCGCCGCCGCCGGATTCTTCGCGGCGGCAGCCTCGGCCTGCTGACCGCAGTCCTGCTGTTGGTCGCGTTCGATCCCAGCGTCACGGCCGACTACAGCGCCTCGGTCGGTCAGATCGAACGCATCACGCTGCCGAACGGAACGCGCGTCCAGCTCGACAGCGGTGCAGCGATATCCTGGTCGCAGACCGACGCCGAAAGCCGCGTTCGGCTGCACGGCGGCGTCGCACTTTTCGAGACCGCCGGCAGAGTGGAGCGCGCCTTCGTCGTCGAGGTCGGCGATTTGGAGGTTCGACCTGTCGGAACGGTCTTCGCGGTTGCGGCGGAGGGTTTCGGGTGGTCGGCTCTGGTCGAATCCGGGCAGGTCCGGGTCTCCCTGCCGGACAGTGGAGCAAGCAGCCTGATCGGCCCAGGCGAGGCGGCTTCGGTTGCGGGGACAGGCGGGTCATTGAGCAGCGCGGCCATCGACGCCGAGCGAACGCTGGCATGGCGCAACGGCGTCCTGGACTTCAAGAACGCGCCGCTGACCGAGGTTGTCAGGACGCTCGACCGCTACCGTCCGGGACGCATCCTTCTCCTGAGAGAAGACGCGGCGAGAAAACGCTTCGACGGCGTTCTGTCGTTGGACGACATCGATGGAGCGCTGCAAATCGTCGCCGAGTCCAGTGGTCTGGACTTGCTCGCCACCTGGCCGCTGCTGGTCGTTCTCCGCTAA
- a CDS encoding TonB-dependent siderophore receptor: MTASAIQSAQSGQTDVLQIDLPSQSLSDALRALSRQSGLQFFADSDLTRDLTAPPVSGRMSAEEALRQLLAGSGLDYRIGETGAVTLERTAARPENGPLRLQPITVDAVLGGIVTDSYAAPDSFGATRTDTPVIDTPQSTQAVTRQALDDAGATDIADAYDYLAGIQRDINAGGVFGDAYLARGFETDNILFNGNRTGRPATLDTANVERVQALRGPTAALFGRADPGGLINIVTKQPLAEPFYQTDLSFGSGFFGDGNRFREGRATVDAGGPIDSEGRLRYRLNAAAEREKTFRQDIDETLFFVSPVVDFEIDEATVANVELIYQYRRDVFDRGVPFIDGEPELSPDWNVAEGQDEMLDKHFLSGTFRLDREFTASLTGRMGLYGSYGSLDGEGFQVASVMPATAQRLGFEGSDLFLTAQPELVAEFGTGSIGHTLLFGIDASYQRNRSRIPFGLRSPAFDIFDPDFPVDIPELSAGTENRFNERLTAKSVGVYIQDQIDLTEQWKLLAGLRWDNVWLTEESFTTAANDTFLVSDLDEDLHDNALLPRAGIVYQPIEQIGLYASYAQTYRPPVVGGLTDANGERVDPEEGRSLEVGIKLEALDGKLGGTLAAFRADKENVLEADPGDPFSNVNLGRVRSEGVELNLNGEITENFSLGLSYAYTDARIDSNDNPNFPRGTRIRNVPRHAASLQAAYRFTEGSLDGLRLFGGVVYEGEKPADTTAADDTSLPDFLRVDLGASYDLTESIQTRLQIQNLTDKEYYVSGSTARNIVPGQPFNATLGIRVRF, encoded by the coding sequence ATGACGGCCTCAGCGATTCAATCGGCCCAATCCGGCCAAACGGATGTTCTTCAGATCGACCTTCCATCGCAGTCCTTGAGCGACGCGCTACGGGCCCTGAGCCGGCAAAGCGGCCTGCAGTTCTTCGCCGACAGCGATCTGACCCGAGATCTCACTGCGCCCCCCGTGTCCGGCCGCATGAGCGCCGAGGAGGCCCTGCGGCAGCTGCTAGCCGGCTCAGGCCTAGACTACCGCATCGGCGAGACCGGCGCGGTCACCCTGGAACGGACGGCGGCGCGGCCGGAGAACGGCCCTTTGCGGCTGCAACCCATTACCGTCGATGCCGTGCTTGGCGGCATCGTGACCGACAGCTACGCGGCTCCCGACTCCTTCGGCGCGACGCGGACCGACACGCCGGTCATCGACACACCTCAGTCGACCCAGGCGGTCACGCGCCAGGCGTTGGACGACGCCGGCGCGACCGATATCGCCGATGCCTACGACTATCTGGCCGGGATTCAGCGCGACATCAACGCGGGCGGCGTCTTCGGAGACGCCTACCTGGCGAGGGGTTTCGAGACGGACAACATCCTTTTCAACGGCAACCGCACGGGCCGGCCGGCGACACTCGATACCGCCAACGTCGAGCGCGTGCAGGCCTTGCGCGGCCCAACCGCCGCTCTCTTCGGACGTGCCGATCCCGGCGGTTTGATCAACATCGTGACCAAACAGCCTCTGGCCGAACCATTTTATCAAACCGATCTGAGCTTCGGCAGCGGCTTCTTCGGCGACGGCAACCGCTTTCGCGAGGGCCGTGCCACCGTCGATGCCGGCGGCCCGATCGACTCGGAGGGGCGTCTTCGCTACCGCCTCAACGCCGCCGCAGAGCGGGAAAAGACCTTTCGACAGGATATCGACGAAACGCTCTTCTTCGTCTCCCCGGTCGTGGATTTCGAAATCGACGAAGCGACGGTCGCCAACGTCGAACTGATCTATCAATACCGTCGGGATGTCTTCGACCGGGGCGTCCCCTTCATCGACGGCGAACCCGAGCTGTCCCCGGACTGGAACGTCGCCGAAGGTCAGGACGAGATGCTCGACAAGCACTTCCTGTCAGGCACCTTCCGCCTCGACCGTGAGTTTACCGCGTCCCTTACAGGCCGGATGGGTCTCTACGGAAGCTATGGCTCGCTGGACGGCGAAGGTTTTCAGGTAGCTTCCGTGATGCCGGCGACGGCGCAGCGCCTGGGCTTCGAGGGATCCGACCTTTTCCTGACGGCGCAGCCGGAACTGGTCGCCGAGTTCGGAACAGGCTCGATCGGGCACACTCTTCTGTTCGGCATCGACGCCTCCTACCAAAGGAACCGCAGCAGGATTCCCTTCGGCCTTCGAAGCCCGGCCTTCGATATCTTCGACCCGGACTTCCCCGTGGACATCCCGGAGCTTTCGGCCGGTACCGAGAACCGCTTCAATGAGCGCCTGACCGCAAAGTCCGTCGGAGTCTACATCCAGGATCAGATCGATCTGACCGAGCAATGGAAGCTGCTAGCCGGTCTGCGGTGGGACAACGTCTGGCTAACGGAGGAGTCCTTCACCACAGCCGCAAACGATACCTTCTTGGTCAGCGATCTGGACGAAGACCTGCACGACAACGCCCTGCTGCCGAGAGCCGGAATCGTCTATCAGCCGATCGAGCAGATCGGTCTCTATGCTTCCTACGCCCAGACATACCGCCCGCCGGTGGTCGGCGGGTTGACCGACGCCAACGGCGAGAGAGTGGACCCGGAGGAGGGACGCAGCCTGGAGGTCGGGATCAAGCTGGAGGCCCTTGACGGCAAGCTGGGCGGCACGCTGGCCGCCTTCCGCGCCGACAAGGAAAACGTCCTGGAAGCCGATCCGGGCGACCCCTTCTCCAACGTGAACCTCGGCCGCGTCCGCAGCGAAGGCGTGGAGCTCAACCTGAACGGCGAGATCACCGAGAACTTCAGCCTCGGCCTAAGTTACGCCTACACCGATGCCCGCATCGACAGTAACGACAACCCCAACTTCCCAAGAGGTACGCGCATCAGGAACGTGCCGCGCCACGCCGCCTCCCTGCAGGCCGCCTACCGCTTCACCGAGGGGTCACTGGACGGCCTCAGGCTCTTCGGGGGGGTCGTCTACGAGGGGGAAAAGCCCGCCGACACAACGGCAGCGGACGACACCAGTTTGCCAGACTTCCTGCGCGTCGACCTGGGGGCTTCCTACGACCTGACCGAAAGCATTCAGACCCGGCTTCAGATCCAAAATCTGACCGATAAGGAGTACTACGTCTCCGGCTCGACGGCGCGCAACATCGTCCCCGGCCAACCCTTCAATGCGACTCTGGGCATACGAGTCCGGTTTTGA